From a single Pseudomonas sp. A34-9 genomic region:
- a CDS encoding DNA repair protein produces the protein MKTRFVWLGLGLLIATGAHAEGMEERLRTQLRSTTQQLQALQSQQAQASAAQLAAQNEAKAAQAQIKQLTAELAKAKGVAEQLAEQLAGQQQSLHSQAQAQMAASAEQTGKFKKAYDELLVMARAKEAERSKLQAQLTERDTQVQQCSVKNQQMYGVAKQILTAYENIDVAEVMKIRQPFAGSARVKFDELAQGFGDDLYKTQFDAPQAALTH, from the coding sequence ATGAAAACGCGATTTGTGTGGCTCGGGCTCGGGCTTTTGATCGCCACTGGCGCGCATGCCGAAGGCATGGAAGAACGCCTGCGCACGCAATTGCGCAGCACCACGCAACAGTTGCAGGCCCTGCAAAGTCAGCAGGCCCAGGCCAGCGCCGCGCAACTGGCGGCGCAGAATGAGGCCAAGGCTGCGCAGGCGCAAATCAAGCAATTGACTGCTGAACTGGCCAAGGCCAAGGGCGTTGCCGAGCAACTCGCCGAGCAACTCGCCGGGCAGCAGCAGAGCCTGCACAGCCAGGCGCAGGCACAAATGGCGGCCAGCGCCGAGCAGACCGGCAAGTTCAAAAAGGCCTATGACGAGTTGCTGGTCATGGCCCGTGCCAAAGAGGCAGAACGGTCTAAGCTTCAAGCGCAATTGACTGAACGTGACACACAAGTGCAGCAATGTTCAGTCAAGAATCAGCAGATGTACGGCGTCGCCAAACAGATCCTCACCGCCTACGAAAACATCGATGTGGCCGAGGTGATGAAGATCCGCCAGCCCTTCGCGGGCAGCGCCCGGGTCAAGTTCGATGAACTGGCCCAAGGGTTCGGCGATGACCTTTACAAGACTCAATTCGACGCGCCGCAAGCCGCGCTCACGCACTGA
- a CDS encoding c-type cytochrome encodes MRAIRLTLLLALAMALPGCGEDPKPPASINNNAMPKDPALAQIYANSCQLCHANPAANAPLTGDRKAWEPRIQQGADTLLDHAINGYNGMPPMGQCVECSEEQFVQLIGFMADQPLPQ; translated from the coding sequence ATGCGGGCAATCCGACTCACATTACTGCTGGCGTTGGCCATGGCGTTGCCTGGCTGCGGCGAAGATCCCAAGCCCCCGGCCAGCATCAATAACAACGCCATGCCCAAAGACCCGGCACTGGCGCAGATCTACGCCAACAGCTGCCAGCTCTGCCACGCCAACCCCGCCGCCAACGCACCGCTCACCGGTGATCGCAAAGCCTGGGAGCCGCGCATCCAGCAGGGCGCTGACACGCTGCTCGATCACGCCATCAACGGCTACAACGGCATGCCGCCGATGGGCCAGTGCGTCGAGTGCTCGGAAGAACAATTTGTGCAATTGATCGGCTTCATGGCCGACCAGCCCCTCCCACAATAA
- a CDS encoding energy transducer TonB has translation MTAQLPIEPLPVKKPALRYAKWGAGLLIGALAAWFLWQWANDMSGIRREAPKVPTIIPLPPPPPPPPEKPPEPETPVEEKVVEPEPTPEPEEVKPEEEAPPSPADDLANPMQMDGDAQSGNDAFNIGAGKGGGMAGAGGGRLGNGTYSQFLAFTFQKLLRENPDLRNLAFSLQADVWLSSVGEITRVELIKSSGNPEIDTQVLAALRNAPHLSERPPASITLPVRMSLQGRRPG, from the coding sequence ATGACCGCACAACTTCCGATCGAGCCGCTGCCGGTGAAAAAACCAGCGCTGCGTTATGCGAAATGGGGCGCCGGATTGCTGATCGGCGCGCTCGCTGCGTGGTTCCTCTGGCAATGGGCCAACGACATGAGCGGCATCCGCCGCGAAGCGCCGAAGGTGCCGACGATCATTCCGCTGCCGCCACCGCCACCTCCGCCGCCGGAAAAACCGCCAGAGCCGGAAACCCCGGTGGAAGAAAAAGTCGTCGAGCCTGAGCCAACGCCGGAACCGGAAGAGGTCAAGCCCGAGGAAGAAGCTCCGCCATCGCCGGCGGACGATCTGGCCAATCCGATGCAAATGGACGGCGACGCTCAGTCCGGTAACGACGCGTTCAACATCGGCGCGGGCAAGGGCGGCGGCATGGCCGGTGCCGGTGGCGGACGACTGGGCAACGGCACTTACAGCCAGTTCCTCGCGTTCACCTTCCAGAAGCTGCTGCGCGAGAACCCCGACCTGCGCAACCTCGCGTTCTCGCTGCAGGCCGATGTCTGGCTGAGCAGCGTCGGCGAGATCACCCGGGTTGAGCTGATCAAGTCCAGCGGCAACCCCGAGATTGACACTCAAGTGTTGGCGGCACTGCGTAACGCGCCGCACCTGAGCGAACGGCCGCCGGCCTCCATCACCCTGCCTGTGCGCATGTCCCTGCAAGGGCGGCGTCCGGGTTAA
- a CDS encoding putative porin, with translation MISNVNRLSLAVGMVIATLVGQAVAAPAPSENATINLIRLLVEQGILKQDKADALIAQAQNEAAQAKQAAASTAVAAGPVAAPGDVRVQYVPAAVRDQIRDQVKAEVMATAKQENWAAPNSFPEWAARISFDGDIRLRDESRYYSDSNSNEIVDFAKLNNNGPYDVNPNSSTNLPPLLNTREDRTNQFRIRARLGMKAEISPQWTAGIRIGTGSDNNPVSTTQSLGGGFAKKDIWLDQGYLNWKPTDELTLTGGRFANPFMSTDMLYSNDLNFDGMAAIFDHKLNRDWGVFGTVGAFPVDYTNDTASSNGFDKEESDNKWLYGAQIGAKWAINSNNRLKGALAYYRFDDIQGQRSSPCEPWAGAPGCDSDGSRAAFMQKGNSVFLLRDITPNPLNPTTTPQPQFVGLASEFNLLDLNVVWDADLPEDFKLRSQGNYIHNLAYDEGDMRKRSAGQIVNNLDSNGDIESGANAWMVQFTLGSALDLKKQGDWNMFAGYKYIQPDALPDGFNDSSFHLGGTNAKGYFIGGNYGLAKNVYATGRWMSTEAVYGAPFDIDVLQLEINTRF, from the coding sequence ATGATTTCCAACGTGAATCGATTGTCCCTGGCGGTCGGCATGGTCATTGCGACCCTGGTCGGTCAGGCCGTGGCAGCGCCTGCGCCCTCGGAGAACGCCACGATCAATCTGATCCGCTTGCTGGTCGAGCAGGGCATTCTGAAACAGGACAAGGCCGACGCGCTGATCGCTCAGGCGCAGAACGAAGCGGCGCAGGCTAAACAAGCAGCGGCTTCCACCGCCGTCGCGGCCGGGCCAGTGGCGGCGCCGGGTGACGTGCGTGTGCAATACGTGCCAGCTGCCGTGCGTGACCAGATTCGTGATCAGGTCAAAGCTGAGGTCATGGCCACCGCCAAACAGGAAAACTGGGCCGCGCCCAACAGCTTTCCGGAATGGGCTGCACGCATCAGTTTCGACGGCGACATTCGTTTGCGTGACGAGTCGCGCTACTACTCCGACAGCAACAGCAACGAGATCGTCGACTTCGCCAAGCTCAACAACAACGGCCCGTACGACGTCAATCCCAACAGCAGCACCAATCTGCCGCCACTGCTCAACACCCGCGAAGACCGCACCAACCAGTTCCGTATTCGTGCGCGACTGGGCATGAAAGCGGAGATCTCGCCGCAGTGGACCGCCGGCATTCGCATCGGCACCGGTTCGGACAACAACCCGGTGTCGACTACGCAAAGCCTCGGCGGCGGTTTCGCCAAAAAGGACATCTGGCTCGATCAGGGCTACCTGAACTGGAAGCCGACGGATGAACTGACCCTGACCGGCGGGCGTTTCGCCAACCCGTTCATGTCCACCGACATGCTCTATTCCAACGACTTGAACTTCGACGGCATGGCAGCGATTTTCGACCACAAGCTCAACCGCGATTGGGGCGTGTTCGGCACCGTCGGCGCGTTCCCGGTGGATTACACCAACGACACCGCCAGCAGCAACGGCTTCGACAAGGAAGAGAGCGACAACAAGTGGCTGTACGGTGCGCAGATCGGCGCCAAATGGGCGATCAACAGCAACAACCGCTTGAAAGGTGCGCTGGCGTACTACCGCTTCGACGACATTCAGGGTCAGCGTTCCAGCCCTTGCGAACCGTGGGCCGGCGCGCCGGGTTGCGACAGCGACGGCAGCCGCGCGGCGTTCATGCAAAAGGGCAACAGCGTGTTCCTGCTGCGTGACATCACGCCGAACCCGCTCAACCCGACCACCACGCCGCAGCCTCAGTTTGTCGGCCTTGCTTCGGAATTCAATCTGCTTGATCTGAACGTAGTGTGGGATGCCGACCTGCCAGAAGACTTCAAACTGCGCAGCCAGGGCAACTACATCCACAACCTCGCTTACGACGAAGGCGACATGCGCAAGCGTTCGGCCGGGCAGATCGTCAACAACCTCGACAGCAACGGCGACATCGAAAGCGGCGCCAATGCATGGATGGTGCAGTTCACGCTTGGCAGCGCGCTGGACCTGAAAAAGCAAGGCGACTGGAACATGTTCGCTGGCTACAAATACATCCAGCCGGACGCGTTGCCGGACGGCTTCAACGACTCGTCATTTCATCTCGGTGGCACCAACGCCAAGGGCTATTTCATTGGCGGCAACTACGGTCTGGCGAAGAACGTTTACGCGACCGGTCGCTGGATGAGCACCGAAGCGGTGTACGGCGCGCCGTTCGACATCGACGTCTTGCAGCTTGAGATCAACACGCGCTTCTAA
- a CDS encoding DSD1 family PLP-dependent enzyme, which translates to MRPGDRGGPYSEYFRALNNELKGKGPMRPVLLIDLDRLDHNIDVVMQSVRRGGKQLRLVEKSLPSPGLLSYIAQRAGTQKLMSFHQPFLNHDAVTFPQSDILLGKPLPVRSAELFYQNHKGPFDPGKQLQWLLDSPERLQQYLALAQGLGTRMRINIELDVGLHRGGVSDVNELGQMLTLISANPQHLQFAGFMGYDPFVGMGVPGILGSPEELFAKVMVIYQRCVDFTRQQFPALWHDGLCLNTAGSPSYRIHENEKLSSEVSVGTAMLKPTHYDLPSLVEHVPATYIATPVLKSTGAVNIPALDDKSKLFSWWDQNQRQTFFIYGGNWMAEFESPPGLQSNGVYGRSSNQEMVNGSNAVGLTIEDQVFLRPTQTEAVLLQFGDLLAVRGGKIVDIWPVYS; encoded by the coding sequence CTGCGGCCGGGCGATCGCGGTGGGCCGTACAGCGAATATTTCCGCGCACTGAACAACGAGTTGAAGGGCAAAGGCCCGATGCGCCCGGTGCTGCTGATCGATCTGGATCGCCTCGATCACAACATCGATGTGGTGATGCAGTCGGTCAGGCGCGGTGGCAAACAATTGCGTCTGGTGGAAAAGTCGCTGCCGTCACCGGGACTGTTGAGCTATATCGCGCAACGTGCCGGGACGCAAAAATTGATGTCGTTCCACCAGCCGTTTCTCAATCACGACGCCGTCACCTTCCCGCAATCGGACATCCTGCTGGGCAAACCGCTGCCGGTGCGTTCGGCCGAGTTGTTCTATCAGAATCACAAAGGTCCGTTCGATCCGGGCAAGCAACTGCAATGGCTGCTCGACAGCCCTGAACGTTTACAGCAATACCTCGCGCTGGCACAGGGTCTGGGCACGCGGATGCGCATCAACATCGAACTGGACGTCGGGCTGCATCGCGGCGGGGTCAGTGATGTGAATGAGCTGGGGCAGATGCTCACGCTGATCAGCGCCAACCCCCAGCATCTGCAGTTCGCCGGGTTCATGGGTTACGACCCGTTCGTAGGCATGGGCGTGCCGGGGATTCTCGGCTCGCCGGAAGAACTGTTCGCCAAGGTCATGGTGATTTATCAGCGCTGCGTCGATTTCACCCGCCAGCAGTTTCCTGCGTTGTGGCACGACGGCTTGTGCCTCAACACCGCCGGCAGCCCGAGTTACCGCATTCACGAAAACGAAAAGCTCAGCAGCGAGGTTTCCGTGGGCACGGCGATGCTCAAACCGACGCACTACGATTTGCCGTCGTTGGTCGAACACGTGCCCGCAACCTACATCGCCACGCCGGTTTTAAAGAGCACGGGCGCGGTGAATATTCCGGCGCTGGATGACAAGTCGAAATTGTTCTCGTGGTGGGATCAGAATCAGCGCCAGACCTTTTTCATCTACGGCGGCAACTGGATGGCCGAGTTCGAATCGCCGCCTGGACTCCAGAGCAACGGCGTTTACGGCCGCAGTTCAAATCAGGAGATGGTCAATGGCTCCAACGCGGTTGGCCTGACCATTGAAGACCAAGTGTTCCTGCGTCCGACGCAGACTGAGGCTGTCCTCCTGCAATTCGGTGATCTGCTGGCAGTACGCGGAGGCAAGATCGTCGACATCTGGCCGGTTTATTCCTGA
- a CDS encoding biopolymer transporter ExbD, whose protein sequence is MASVNASHDDDEDAAVDSINITPLVDVLMVVLVMFILTATAQVSGIQINLPKASASVSLSEAKTKAISVNDGGQVFLDAYPVTLAELEERLRIEKAQSPDFPVIVRGDATVQYQKVIEVLDLLRRLELSQVGLVTGKPSQG, encoded by the coding sequence ATGGCGTCCGTAAATGCCTCCCACGACGATGACGAAGATGCCGCGGTGGACAGCATCAACATCACCCCGCTGGTCGACGTGCTGATGGTGGTGCTGGTGATGTTCATCCTCACCGCCACCGCGCAGGTCTCCGGGATCCAGATCAACCTGCCCAAGGCCAGCGCGTCGGTGTCGCTGTCCGAGGCCAAGACCAAGGCGATCTCGGTCAACGACGGCGGCCAGGTGTTCCTCGATGCCTACCCGGTGACCCTGGCCGAGCTGGAAGAACGCCTGCGCATCGAGAAAGCGCAGAGCCCGGATTTCCCGGTGATCGTGCGCGGCGACGCCACAGTGCAATACCAGAAAGTCATCGAAGTGCTGGACCTGTTGCGCCGGCTCGAACTGTCCCAGGTCGGTCTCGTCACCGGCAAACCGAGTCAGGGCTGA
- a CDS encoding MotA/TolQ/ExbB proton channel family protein, with protein MQRLILSLLICLGFVLPATAQAWWQDDWHYRKQIAVDTTPQGAAINQALGRTALLVRLHTGNFTFDGVKEDGSDLRFVAADDKTVLNHQIESFDALMGMALIWVDVPNVEGGQRQDIWMYYGNQKAPATGNGQLTFDPNYTALYHFDGATGTPAKDTTAYGNTAQSATGASIDGVVGRALQFSGQPLLLPASPSLQHNAGSAFTFSAWLRLDQASGEQLILARREGANSLLIGANQGVPFVEIDGQRAVATQALNPGQWQHIALTAEGSKVTLYINGREGATLAQAMPAFNSVMAIGADVHEGPFQPFVGAIDELRLSKVSRPAPLLLADATSQGAESKLVAYGVDEEQSGFGFGSLGFLLNAVPIDAWVIIAVLVLMMFQSWIIMLRKNRSLSRVSAANEDFRVQFAKVGTRLEMFADDAQLAQRLQHSSLWRLYLVAVKEIRTRREQGADTSSVSAATIEAIRCSMDGVRTRENQQLSSKLSTLSNAIAGGPYIGLLGTVLGIMVVFLGTAMAGDVNINAIAPGMAAALLATAMGLFVAIPALFGYNRLITRNKEVSADMRVFVDEFITRLAEMHGESQFSEAAHRGHHTNHSVPA; from the coding sequence ATGCAGCGCCTCATTCTTTCGTTGTTGATCTGCCTGGGCTTCGTGCTCCCGGCCACGGCTCAGGCCTGGTGGCAGGACGACTGGCACTATCGCAAACAGATCGCCGTCGACACCACGCCACAAGGCGCGGCGATCAATCAGGCCCTCGGCCGCACGGCGCTGTTGGTGCGCCTGCACACCGGCAACTTCACCTTTGACGGGGTGAAAGAGGACGGTTCGGATCTGCGCTTCGTCGCGGCTGACGACAAGACTGTGCTCAATCACCAGATCGAAAGCTTCGACGCGCTGATGGGCATGGCGCTGATTTGGGTTGATGTGCCGAATGTCGAGGGCGGTCAGCGCCAGGACATCTGGATGTATTACGGCAATCAGAAGGCCCCGGCGACCGGCAACGGCCAACTGACGTTCGATCCTAATTACACCGCGCTCTATCACTTTGACGGCGCCACCGGCACCCCGGCCAAAGACACCACCGCCTACGGCAACACCGCGCAAAGTGCGACTGGCGCGTCGATTGACGGCGTAGTGGGGCGCGCGTTGCAGTTCAGCGGCCAGCCATTGTTGCTGCCGGCCAGTCCTTCCTTGCAGCACAACGCCGGCAGTGCGTTCACCTTCAGTGCCTGGCTGCGTCTGGATCAGGCCAGTGGCGAGCAACTGATTCTCGCCCGTCGTGAAGGAGCCAACAGTCTACTGATCGGTGCCAACCAAGGGGTGCCGTTTGTGGAGATCGACGGCCAACGTGCGGTCGCTACCCAAGCGCTTAATCCGGGCCAATGGCAGCACATCGCGCTGACCGCTGAGGGCTCGAAAGTCACGCTGTACATCAATGGCCGCGAAGGCGCGACGCTCGCCCAGGCGATGCCGGCATTCAACTCGGTCATGGCCATCGGTGCTGACGTGCATGAAGGCCCGTTCCAGCCGTTCGTGGGCGCCATCGACGAATTGCGCTTGTCGAAAGTGTCACGCCCGGCGCCGCTGCTGCTGGCCGACGCCACCTCGCAAGGCGCCGAGTCGAAACTGGTGGCTTACGGCGTCGACGAAGAGCAGTCCGGGTTCGGTTTCGGCAGCCTCGGCTTCCTGCTCAACGCCGTGCCAATCGACGCCTGGGTGATCATCGCCGTGCTGGTGCTGATGATGTTCCAGTCGTGGATCATCATGCTGCGCAAGAACCGCAGCCTCAGCCGCGTGTCCGCCGCCAACGAAGACTTCCGTGTGCAGTTCGCCAAGGTCGGCACGCGTCTGGAGATGTTCGCCGACGACGCGCAACTCGCCCAGCGCCTGCAGCATTCGTCGCTGTGGCGCCTGTACCTGGTGGCGGTCAAAGAGATCCGCACCCGCCGCGAGCAGGGTGCCGATACCTCGTCGGTGTCCGCCGCCACCATCGAAGCGATCCGTTGCTCCATGGACGGCGTGCGCACCCGTGAAAACCAGCAACTGAGTTCGAAACTCTCGACCCTGTCCAACGCCATCGCCGGCGGCCCTTACATCGGTCTGCTCGGTACGGTGCTGGGGATCATGGTGGTGTTCCTCGGCACCGCGATGGCCGGCGACGTCAACATCAACGCCATTGCTCCCGGTATGGCCGCCGCGTTGTTGGCCACGGCGATGGGCCTGTTCGTCGCGATTCCGGCGCTGTTTGGTTACAACCGCCTGATCACCCGCAACAAGGAAGTCAGCGCCGACATGCGTGTGTTCGTCGACGAGTTCATCACCCGGCTGGCGGAGATGCACGGCGAGAGCCAGTTCAGTGAGGCGGCGCATCGCGGCCATCACACCAACCACTCCGTACCGGCCTGA
- a CDS encoding D-arabinono-1,4-lactone oxidase, translating to MASHPALGQLMRAPRLIPWRNWSGGQSCLPAARLAPKDLDELTTVIKQAQGKIRPVGSAHSFSALVPTDGTLLSLSYFNGLLDHDAKTLQAEFAAGTPMSRMGVPLKDIGQALQNMADIDYQTLAGAIATSTHGTGKQFQSYSAHVCGLQLVTASGEVLDCDSQRHPEVFNAARVSLGALGVATKIRLQNRPAYRLRERQWIAKTEELLEDLDKNTRENQHWEMLVVTHSDYALSIALNETDDPATPPIPPEEEGGNEFVTLIEKIDKYGSDFPDLRRTLLNSLRHLASFDDRVGDSFDIYANVRTVRFNEMEYSVPAEHGPACLREILKLIQDKDLRTWFPIEYRYVKADDIPLSMFEGRDSCSISVHQHYQMDHHNFFAAVEPIFWKYNGRPHWGKLHTLNAKNLQPLYPRWREFADVRQALDPNGRFLNAHLSSILGVS from the coding sequence TTGGCGAGCCACCCGGCATTGGGCCAGTTGATGCGTGCGCCGCGCTTGATTCCGTGGCGCAACTGGTCGGGCGGGCAGAGTTGCCTGCCAGCGGCAAGGCTCGCACCGAAGGACCTTGATGAACTGACAACCGTCATCAAGCAGGCGCAAGGCAAGATTCGCCCGGTCGGTTCGGCGCATTCCTTCAGCGCGCTGGTGCCCACCGACGGCACGTTGTTGTCGCTGAGCTATTTCAACGGCCTGCTCGATCACGACGCGAAAACCCTGCAAGCCGAATTCGCCGCCGGCACACCGATGTCACGCATGGGCGTACCGCTGAAAGACATCGGCCAGGCCCTGCAAAACATGGCTGACATCGATTACCAGACCCTCGCCGGGGCCATCGCTACCTCGACCCATGGCACCGGTAAACAATTCCAGTCCTATTCAGCGCACGTTTGCGGCCTGCAGCTGGTGACGGCCAGCGGCGAAGTGCTCGACTGCGACAGTCAACGGCATCCCGAAGTGTTCAACGCTGCGCGCGTCTCCCTCGGTGCACTCGGTGTGGCGACGAAGATCCGTCTGCAAAACCGCCCGGCCTATCGCCTGCGCGAACGCCAGTGGATCGCCAAGACCGAAGAGTTGCTCGAAGACCTCGACAAGAACACCCGCGAAAACCAGCACTGGGAAATGCTCGTCGTCACCCATTCCGATTACGCCTTGTCCATCGCCCTCAACGAAACCGACGACCCGGCCACGCCGCCGATCCCGCCCGAAGAGGAGGGCGGCAACGAGTTCGTCACCCTGATCGAGAAGATCGACAAGTACGGCAGCGACTTCCCCGACCTGCGCCGCACGCTGCTTAACAGCTTGCGCCATCTGGCGAGTTTCGATGACCGCGTGGGTGACTCGTTCGACATCTACGCCAACGTGCGCACCGTACGCTTCAACGAGATGGAATATTCCGTGCCAGCCGAACACGGCCCGGCGTGCCTGCGCGAAATTCTCAAGCTGATTCAGGACAAGGATTTGCGCACCTGGTTTCCCATTGAGTATCGCTACGTCAAGGCCGACGATATTCCGCTGAGTATGTTCGAAGGCCGCGACAGCTGTTCGATCTCGGTGCACCAGCATTACCAGATGGATCACCACAACTTCTTCGCGGCGGTGGAGCCGATTTTCTGGAAGTACAACGGCCGGCCGCACTGGGGCAAGTTGCACACGCTCAACGCGAAGAACCTGCAACCGCTGTATCCGCGCTGGCGCGAATTTGCCGACGTGCGCCAGGCGCTCGATCCGAACGGGCGCTTTCTGAACGCGCATCTGTCATCGATTTTGGGGGTGAGCTGA
- a CDS encoding ShlB/FhaC/HecB family hemolysin secretion/activation protein: MEPIFKSRLALWGWLLVTAGVQPALAEEAVEAQRLVDVNEYFVRGNTVLDARAIEEAVYPFLGPQKGMNDIEGARDALQKAYQERGYQSVFVELPEQAVADGIVYLQVSETKVGRVRVVGAKHYSPLDIRDDVPALKEGEVPDFAKVQGELAQLNKTPGRQVMPLVREGQRPGTMDVDLQVEDQNPWTASVGLNNDYSADTEKLRTVTSLGYNNLWQLGHSVNLTFFTAPQETDNAKVWSGSYTAPLTERWSVQFSGYQSDSNVATIGGSNVLGKGHSYGVSAIYTLPSSGNWSNSLSAGIDFKDFDERLTLSGESDKVPLQYAPFTFAYNGYRYSEKSQLGLGLSLVAATRSIFGYGSSDEDFDYKRYRAKPSFAVLKGDTNYTWTFDSDWQSASKAAFQLASGPLVSNEQFSAGGATSVRGYLAAERTGDDGLLLSQEVRTPSLAKYAGTWMQDWRFYAFAEGAQLYLRDELPDQDANYALASVGFGTRASLSKWLSGSLDWGYPLLEGPNTSKQESRLHFNLQATF; encoded by the coding sequence GTGGAACCGATTTTCAAGTCACGGCTGGCGCTGTGGGGCTGGCTGCTGGTGACGGCGGGCGTGCAGCCGGCATTGGCCGAAGAGGCCGTCGAAGCGCAGCGTCTGGTCGACGTCAACGAATACTTCGTGCGCGGCAATACCGTGCTCGATGCGCGGGCGATTGAAGAAGCGGTGTATCCGTTTCTCGGCCCGCAGAAGGGCATGAACGACATCGAAGGCGCGCGGGATGCCTTGCAGAAGGCTTATCAGGAACGCGGCTATCAATCGGTGTTCGTCGAGCTGCCCGAGCAAGCTGTCGCCGACGGCATCGTCTATCTGCAAGTCAGCGAAACCAAGGTCGGCCGCGTGCGTGTGGTCGGCGCCAAACATTATTCGCCGCTGGACATCCGCGACGACGTCCCGGCGCTGAAGGAAGGCGAGGTGCCGGACTTCGCCAAGGTTCAGGGCGAACTGGCGCAGCTCAACAAGACGCCGGGCCGGCAAGTCATGCCACTGGTGCGCGAAGGTCAGCGCCCCGGCACCATGGACGTCGATTTGCAGGTCGAAGACCAGAACCCGTGGACCGCCAGCGTCGGCCTCAATAACGATTACAGCGCCGACACTGAAAAGCTGCGCACCGTCACCAGCCTCGGCTACAACAACCTTTGGCAACTCGGCCACAGCGTCAACCTGACGTTCTTCACCGCGCCGCAGGAAACCGACAACGCCAAGGTCTGGTCGGGCTCCTACACCGCGCCGCTGACCGAGCGCTGGAGCGTGCAGTTCTCCGGTTATCAGTCCGACAGCAACGTCGCCACCATCGGTGGCAGCAACGTGTTGGGCAAGGGCCATTCCTATGGCGTCTCGGCGATCTACACGCTGCCCTCCAGCGGCAACTGGTCCAACTCGTTGTCGGCCGGTATCGACTTCAAGGACTTTGACGAACGCCTGACCCTTTCCGGCGAAAGCGACAAAGTCCCGTTGCAATACGCGCCGTTCACCTTCGCCTACAACGGCTATCGCTACAGCGAAAAAAGCCAGCTCGGCTTGGGTCTGAGCCTGGTCGCTGCCACCCGCAGCATTTTCGGCTACGGCAGCTCCGACGAAGACTTCGACTACAAACGCTATCGCGCCAAACCGAGTTTCGCCGTGCTCAAGGGCGACACCAATTACACCTGGACCTTCGACAGCGACTGGCAGAGCGCGAGCAAAGCCGCGTTCCAGTTGGCGTCGGGGCCATTGGTTTCCAACGAACAATTTTCTGCCGGCGGCGCCACTTCGGTGCGCGGCTATCTGGCCGCCGAACGCACCGGTGATGACGGTTTGTTGCTCAGCCAGGAAGTGCGCACGCCGTCGCTGGCCAAGTACGCCGGCACGTGGATGCAGGACTGGCGCTTCTATGCCTTCGCCGAAGGCGCGCAACTTTACCTGCGCGATGAACTGCCGGATCAGGACGCCAATTACGCCCTGGCCAGCGTCGGCTTCGGCACCCGCGCCAGCCTGAGCAAATGGCTGTCCGGCAGCCTCGACTGGGGCTACCCGCTACTCGAAGGGCCGAACACCTCGAAACAGGAATCGCGCCTGCACTTCAACCTTCAAGCCACTTTCTAA